Genomic DNA from Vibrio vulnificus CMCP6:
TCTACTTTGATGCGCATTGCGATCTCTGCGTTGTCATCCGTTAGGTGACAAATTACGTGTTCAGGGTTAGCGATCTCTACATCACCGTCATGGGTGATGTCACCTGCAACCACAGGGCCCGAGCCTGATTTGTTCAGTGTAATGAACACTTCATCTTTGCCTTCGGCAACGCGTACAGCCAAACCTTTTAGGTTTAGTAGGATTTCAAGAATATCTTCTTGAACGCCTTCTTTAGTGCTGTACTCATGAAGAACGCCTTCAATTTCTACTTCTGTTACAGCACAACCTGGCATAGAAGATAGAAGAATACGGCGAAGTGCATTACCTAGAGTATGGCCGAAACCACGCTCCAATGGCTCAAGAGTTACTTTTGCGTGGGTCGAGCTGATCTGTTCGATGTCAACTAGACGTGGCTTAAGAAATTCTGTTACAGAACCCTGCATTGTGTCCTCTCTTTAGTTTAACCTTACTTAGAGTAAAGCTCGACGATCAATTGTTCGTTGATGTCAGCTGATAGATCTGAACGTTCAGGCATACGCTTGAATGTACCTTCCATCTTGCCAGCATCTACTTCAATCCAAGTTGGTTTTTCACGTTGTTCAGCAACTTCTAGAGCTGCTTTGATACGAGTTTGCTGTTTAGCTTTCTCGCGAATTGAAACAACGTCGTTAGCCGCTACTTTGAAAGAAGGAACGTTTACAACTTTACCGTTTACTAGGATAGCTTTGTGGCTAACTAGCTGACGTGCTTCTGCGCGAGTTGCGCCAAAGCCCATGCGGTAAACTACGTTATCAAGACGACCTTCAAGAAGCTGAAGTAGGTTTTCACCTGTGTTGCCTTTAAGACGAGCAGCTTCTGCGTAGTAGTTACGGAATTGTTTTTCTAGAACGCCGTACATACGACGTACTTTTTGCTTCTCACGAAGCTGAACGCCATACTCAGATAGACGACCGCGACGAGCGCCGTGTACACCTGGTGCGTTATCAATTTTACACTTGGTATCGATCGCGCGAACACCAGACTTAAGGAACAAGTCAGTGCCTTCACGACGGCTAAGCTTCAGCTTAGGACCCAAATATC
This window encodes:
- the rpsD gene encoding 30S ribosomal protein S4 codes for the protein MARYLGPKLKLSRREGTDLFLKSGVRAIDTKCKIDNAPGVHGARRGRLSEYGVQLREKQKVRRMYGVLEKQFRNYYAEAARLKGNTGENLLQLLEGRLDNVVYRMGFGATRAEARQLVSHKAILVNGKVVNVPSFKVAANDVVSIREKAKQQTRIKAALEVAEQREKPTWIEVDAGKMEGTFKRMPERSDLSADINEQLIVELYSK